Sequence from the Argentina anserina chromosome 7, drPotAnse1.1, whole genome shotgun sequence genome:
ACGATCAAGTACGTTATCACATCGGGATAAATTAGCCCTCAATTAATATATTGTTTTATGTATAACCAGAGCTGGCAAGGTATTGTTATAAAACATTATTTAGCAGAATGATATACTTTTCGGATTTGTTTTCTCTCTTCCCCAGGCTGGTTTATGTTTTGCTATTGCAATAGGATTTGTTTTTCTCTACTCTTTCAAGGGAACTAAAATGCATTTGTAATATAGATGTTATGACCCTCAAGAGGTCAGTGCATTATTTCTCGCTGGCTTGCTGCCATATTTGAGGTTCTCAAGTCGTGGAATGATATTCCAAGGTCTGTTTGGAATTGTAGTTTGGAGGTTATTCTCTGTGATTTGGAATAACAGTCATTTTAGTCAGTTAAGTATGCCTGGAAGAAATTTGTGGAGACTATTTTGGTTATAAACTCGGCATCATAGTTAATAGCGTGTGGCTTTGTCTCTTTGGAAGTGAAATTGAATGATGGCGAATGTGAACCTGCTCCAGCTGAGTGATACCAATTCCATTTTTGTGATTTCGGAAAGTTTGGTTTTGGCAGTTGACATGCTTTGGCATAACGATTAGACTGATTGATAATTCATGTTACCAGCATATTGTCTGTGAGGTATATAAGCAGATAACTTGAAGCCAGATGAATCTACGGGAGACGAAGTCGAAgcattttgattaatttctcCTTTAAAGAATTGGCGTGCTTAAACTATGAAGGAACTCGTATTGTATGCACACTAAACCTCTTCACTCCGGCAATGTTTGGATTGGCTCCAGGCCTATGGTTGTACGCTTcttacaaatcaaatcccaCCTCCCATATCTTGTTAGATGATAAGAAAGTGAGAAGAAGTTTGTGGAGGTGTAGGGTTCCCGAGACCCGGGCCCTTGATCATGACTTCTGCTCGTTGCATACCTTGATCCACCACTGTCCGAATAGCATTTCCCGCACTCGTACCCTTGAATCCACAACTACCGGCGGAGGACCAAGAAATTACTCGACCCCGTACAAGATGTTTTTTTATACAATCTCTTTAACTAAGCGTATAAGAAGATTAGCCGAACTAACTCATTTTTTTGATAGACGAGTAATCGATGGAATTACGAACGGAGTAGGTATTGTGAGTTATTTCGTAGGAGAGAGTATCAAATTTAGTTGGATGATGATGACAGATTGACAGACTCTTGACTACTGCTAGAGGTGCTCGGTCAAGTCTCGCCTACTATACCTGCATCAAATGAGATGCTTCAGCTAGAAATGTTGGCAATAGTTTTCATATGGTTTCGCCGCTCTTTACGGTTCAATAGCATCTTCTCAAAAAAATTGATTGACAGCACCGATGGTGTATATAAAGGTGACACTACCCATAAGTCCATAACCATCACAGACAACCATCGGATCCGAACATGTCAAAACCACCTCATTCAACTCCACACCTTTTCTGATCATTCCACGGGCGACATCTGTTCTTGATCGTTTGACGAGAGATCACCCGGTttcttcaataaaaaaaagagagaggcaTAAATACTAATTGTCGTGCTAGCGGATCGAGTGCTGAAGCTAATATTCACTTTTGATAGATAGCTGAAAACTTGATGGAAAAGAGTGAGACACGATAGATAGATGATAGCatcatatcatatatattggAGATATGAGGAAATTAAAATAGAAGAACATTATATGACCAAATGCATGACAACGTGGTTGAAACGGAAAGTAAACCGAAAGGCTATACGAAACAATACCTTGAAAATGCTCTTAGTGCAGAATCCCATTAGATGCGAGCAGGGAGAAATTCTCCACTCGAACTCTTTTGtatttttcaatttctaaGTGAAAGCTTCTGGCCATGCCGTTGCGTGGATAGGATATCGAAGCAGATGTCGGTGAGCTATGACAtggtaattataaaaataaaaataaaaaatgttaTCGTGGAGGTCGTTAGTTCAAATCTCGTTTATATCATGAGGCAAGTGAAGTGGAGTTTAAACTTGTCACTTGTATCGTGATAAATTCTAGTTATTATCAAGGTTTCCACctttgagaattgaaaacctGATCCTTGACTGCAACTCTACAATAGGGGAACTTTGGAACCTTTTTAGTGTTGGTATGTAgtttaaattaataagttcATAAATTATCTTTTGTATTAAGCCCATATTATGACCTAACCATATTATGTTTAGGTTGTTGTCTagcaatataaatacatgctTTACCAGCAGTATTATAGAGAGAAAAATAGAGCCACAACTTTAGGGTTATAGAGAAGTAGCCGCAATTTAGGGTACTATAGAAGTTGTTCTTCTATTTCGTGTTTTCTCTTTGGTGAGTGTATTTGGAGATATTAGGATATTGAGTTTGAGTGATAAATACATTGTAATCTCCTTTTGATATTAGTGGAATCACTTCATTGTTTATACATGTGGATGTAACCATTTGTTTTTGGGGTGAACAATGTAAATCTTTATTTTGTCTATTTATCTTTTCTCAAGTTTCTGAAACTTCATACTTGTTACGTTTCTGCACaacaagtggtatcagagcccaaGTTACGCTTGGGACTTGGTGTCTCGTACGATCGAATTTGGTGGAGCTCCCATTTGGATTAGGGTCACAAGATGCTTGTGGTTGAGGTGAAACTATTCGGATTGTGAGACAATTGGTGATGACTCGAATCACGCCAAGGTGGAGATTGTTGGAAATTGATTGGCTTAGATTTGAGTCATTTAgaatcccacattggaaaatgTGAAGAGTCATTCTTGAGTTATATGGATTGCACACACTAATATCGAGGCATTTTGTGGAAAACCTCATACTCGAACTCTACAGTGTGGCTAAAGTGAAGGGAGTATTGGAATTATTGGACCCGTGTGTGTGAGATTGTTGACCGCTTCCACACAATAAGTGGTACTAGAGCTGGTCTCTGTGATTCTGGATTCAATTATGAAGTCTACTTCTTCGGCGAAATTTGAGATTGATAAATTTAATGGAATGAATGATTTCAACATTTGGCGTTTGAAGATGCGAGCCCTATTAGTCAAACAAGGTTTATTGAAGCCGATAAAAGGAGTGAATGTTTGGCCAACTACTTTGTcagatgaagaaaaagaagacatgTTAGAACAAGTACATAGTGCAATTTTGTTATGCCTAGCAGATGAGGTTCTGCGTGAAGTTGCTGATGAGACGACTGCACCTGGATTGTGGCTAAAGCTGGAGAAGTTATATATGACCAAATCCCTCACCAGTCGGTTATATTTGAAACAACGACTATACACTCTTCATATGTTTGAAGATACACTTGTTAAAAACCATATTGATGAGTTTAATAAGCTTATATCTGATTTGAGGAATATATATGTgaaaattgaagatgaagattaGGCTTTGATACTGCTATGCTATTTGCCTCATTCTTTTGAGAATTTTGTTGACACCATGTTGTATGGAACATAGGCTATCTTTTTAGAAGATGTCAAAGCAGCTTTGAGTTTTagagaattgaagaaaaaaaagtgtcATAAAACTTGAAAGGGTTTAAATTAATAAGCCCATCAATTATCTTTTGTATTAAACCCATATTATGACCTAACCCTATTAGGTTTAGGTTGTTGTCTagcaatataaatacatgtttGACCATCAGTATTatagagagaaaaagagagtcACAACTTTAGGGTTATAGAGAAGTAGCCGTAGTTTAGGGTTCTATAGAAGTTGTTCTTCTATTTggtattttctttttggtgaGTGTATTTGGAGATATTGAGATATTGAGATATTGGATTTGAGTGATAAACACATTGTAATCTCTTTTTGATATTAGTGGAATCTCCTCATTGTTTATATCCGTGGATGTAACCCTTTACTTTTAGGGTGAACAACGtaaatctttatttttttgtctatttaatttttctcaaatttctGATACTTTATACTTGTTAGGCTTCCGCACAACATATAGAAGTACTAACGTTGTTGCTCAATCATGATttatcaattttattttattttttatagtgATTAAACATGAACCctaattattattaaatagTACAATTCTTGTCAACAACATTTGTCCCAAGTCACGTATATTTAACTAGTCGACTTTGACAGTTTATCTCTTAAAAAGCTCTTGCTCAACTTTTTCCTGAAGCACTTTCAAGTTCTCAACTTCTCCATCACTTAGCTCTATGCGCACCAAAGTTGTGTTTAACTACCATTCACGAATGTAACCACTTAGAAATTAGCTAATATTCACCTTAAACCAAACTAGATATATTTGAACCTGTAGTTTAGACGGGGGCACGAGTACGCATCATAATAATAGGTATTATTGAGGCCAAAGAAACCTGAGAAGTGAATTTTAGAAATTCAAATAGAGATCTGCAAAATTATAATGATTAGAAGCTGAAATAGCTCAGTTGGTTAGAGCGTGTGCCCACTAGCTACAATGTTGGAAGTTCGAACCTTCCTTGTAGCGTGCTTGAAACCCACTGAACTTGTTACCATCTTGTTTtcaaatttgtgaaattttattttcactgGATCCAAATGAATTGGTGCCCTCTATGGCTCTATGTAAATGCTGAAAATGAGCAAGCCGTAATGCAGGAGAGTTACTTTCATGGGATCGAGTGGCAATTGGCATCAAGCCACCCACAACAATTCCCAGGCATAAAAATTTCAAGTGCCAATTGAAAACAAGCCATTGCTCAAAGTGATCATGATGAATCCATCAAAAGTTCCCAAAAAGGGCATAAAGGATGCCAAGAAAGGGTGAGGACGTCCCTTTTCTGGTGATTTTGAAATGGCCACAGCATAGCATATTTGATGGTAGTGGTGAATGAGAGAGAATTGGAAGCTAGAGAGATGGTGAAATGAGAAACCATTGAGATGGAAGATGGAGTGGGTGGCAGACCCACGTGAAAGACTCCCccaccaccaccgccaccatcaccaccaccaccagtgGATGTCTCTGTTGGCTTCATATCAACGCTAACAGCCAAAACAATCCAACCACAACAATAAAAACCAACATCCTCACAATCACAAAGCTCCACCTCCCCTTTTTCCTAAAGTgttgagaaaaacaaaaagttcACAGGCTCACATCATTTACCCATTTGAAACAAAAGGCCACACCCCCCATTTCCATAGTTCCCCACTACCACTTCGCATTTTTCCCTTTCCTCCTTTCTTTCACTATGGGAGAAAGCAACAGAGCCTAAAATGCTAgtgggtctctctctctctctctctctctcactagCTAGACCTCCCTTTCTTCTCTCTAAAATGCTAGTGGGTTGTGCTTAAGCATGgtttggtgggtgaacaatgtTAGCAGCTTAGCCAATTTTCAAGGGTAAAActgcggagagagagagagagagagagagagatggagaaagagaaagagaaagagggtGGTAACCAGGATCAAAACCCCCCAACAGCTCTCCTCTCTAACAATTTGGAGTCTCCAAGATCAAAACCCTTGATTGGTAGTGACAGGCTGAAGAGAGATGAGTGGAGTGAAGGAGCTGTGTCTAGTCTCCTTGAGGCTTATGAGGCCAAATGGGTACTCAGAAACAGAGCCAAGCTCAAAGGCCTTGACTGGGAAGATGTAGCCAGACACGTCTCGTCTCGCGCCAGCTGCTCCAAGTCGCCCAAGACTCAGACGCAGTGTAAGAACAAGATTGAGTCCATGAAGAAGCGCTACCGCTCCGAGTCCGCCACCGCTGATGGCTCTTCCTGGCCTCTTTATCCACGCCTTGATCTTTTGTTACGCGGCAGCGGAGCCCCACCTCCAGCCACAACTGTTGTAGCAGCTGCTGTAGTTGCTCCACCTGTGCCGCCGCAACAGCCACCGATAGTGGCACCGTTGGCTCATCATAGCAACCATGCACTGATGCTATTGGAGCCACCAGTGCCGGTGTCACCGCCGACTCAaccaccgccgccgccgacGCATTTAGGAACTGCCCAAAACTCGTACGGGTCTGATGGTGTTGATAGGGATGCCAAGGTCAGTGTTTACGTGACCCAATCAcccattttcattttacttttgattttgagtaAAGATCCAAACTTTACCATATATCAGGCATCATAATCTGGGATCGTTGGCTTTTAGCCCTCAGAGTTTGTTTCAAGCTTGGGTGTCCGATTGTTCCATCCTTTTCATCCTAGTTTTATATGCAATAGTGAAACCCTTTCATGAATATATGGATAATCAAGTGTCAACTGTCAAGTATGATGTGTTAACCATGTGTTCAAACTACTGAGAGACCAACTGTGTAGAAGCCCATGTCATGATATAGATCAATATCAGAAGAAATAGATACTTGTATCCATCTCTATTAGAAACTAGAATGGCGCCCCTTGacataaattttatatttttatttcatttccaAAGGGTGCGTAATCGATCTTAGCAGCTAACGACCTGAACATTGATGTAAATACATTTTCGCATACACATATGGACTAATAATTCCATcaagtttttctttctttgattcTAGACAAATAAGACTGGTGGCACttgaaaaagaacaaaaaaagcaATGTAATATTTATGACTCGTTAACATGCAGGAAGAAGGAGGGGGGATGAAATTATCAGACCATGCATCAGACAAGAACCCATTGGAGATAGATAGTAGCACACCAGCCCTTTATAGTGATAAGGAAAAGTTAAGGTCCAAGAGAATGAAGAGGAAAATTGAGAAGAAGACGCGAAGAAGAAGGGAGGAAATAGAGATAGCCGAGAGCATAAGATGGTTAGCTGAGGTTGTGGTAAGATCAGAGCAATCAAGAATGGACACaatgagagagatagagaggaTGAGAGTTGAAGCAGAGGCAAAGAGAGGAGAGATGGATCTGAAGCGCACAGAAATTATTGCCAATACCCAGTTGGAGATTGCAAGGATCTTTGCTGCTGGTGTTGGCAAAGGTGTTGATTCTTCATTAAGAATTGGAAGAAGCTGAGGAAACATAGTCAAGCTTCTGAGTAAGTTATATCCATCCATATATGTATAGATTTAAATGTAGTATATATGTAACACTGATTAGAAGAAACGAGAACTTTTGGAAGCTGAAGGTGAGGGAGAGTGGACTAATTAAACATGTAAGATATGTGCCAACTTCGTAGTTATTGTAGCTACAATAAGTAACAACATGTCGACCTCATTCTGATGTATTATGAGCAGGCAATCAGTGTTTGACCTaccaaaaaaacaattatggaTACCTACATTATTTAACGGTGTATAACCACCATGAAATTTGAAGCGTAATATTTATGCGTCGAACACAACGAATGAGatgagtttcttttctttgccCGAGTAACAATACCTAAACACAAGTTACAGTcctgaccaaaaaaaaaacagaagttACAGTTGAGCTAGCTGCTCGTTTTCATGAAGGAGATAGAACCTTCATAAGGGCGGTAAGGCATGCGATTATGATCGAATTTAACCTATTAGTAGGAACCAAACAAACTCTAGATCTTCTGAGAACCAATCACTGTATTTATGGAGCCAAAATATGAGAACAACCTGGTTTGGCATATATCCCTAAAGAATTTGACCTGGGGAATTCGGTGGAGGTTTTGGTATTGGAGGGGAAGGAGACACGGTCGATCCATGTTCCATGACGTCGAAATAACTGTAAGGATATGGAAGCTGGTAGTGCTGAAGAGGTATCTGTTGGAAAAATACTCTGCATTTAGCTAAATGACTGCATACATGAGTTgtgattattttttttttcaatgaaaTTTATTGAGAAAAAATGTTACGAACATGAAGGACAAACACAATTATCCCTCAATTAAGAATGTGAGACTCCACCCACAAATTATTAAAAGTAATTCAAGCACAAGgtgaaataaaaaagaatcatACGACAGCTAGAGTGGCATCGGCGGCGGGACTGGGTTTGGAAAAGATCCGACACGGTTCAACTCCCGCCTCCCGCCTCtcgcttttgtttttttttttgaaaagagaagaaaagaaaaaaaaaggaaagcgTGCGTCCGAGAGAGAAGGAAtgagaat
This genomic interval carries:
- the LOC126802247 gene encoding trihelix transcription factor ENAP2 yields the protein MEKEKEKEGGNQDQNPPTALLSNNLESPRSKPLIGSDRLKRDEWSEGAVSSLLEAYEAKWVLRNRAKLKGLDWEDVARHVSSRASCSKSPKTQTQCKNKIESMKKRYRSESATADGSSWPLYPRLDLLLRGSGAPPPATTVVAAAVVAPPVPPQQPPIVAPLAHHSNHALMLLEPPVPVSPPTQPPPPPTHLGTAQNSYGSDGVDRDAKEEGGGMKLSDHASDKNPLEIDSSTPALYSDKEKLRSKRMKRKIEKKTRRRREEIEIAESIRWLAEVVVRSEQSRMDTMREIERMRVEAEAKRGEMDLKRTEIIANTQLEIARIFAAGVGKGVDSSLRIGRS